A single Drosophila ananassae strain 14024-0371.13 chromosome 3L, ASM1763931v2, whole genome shotgun sequence DNA region contains:
- the LOC123257191 gene encoding DNA N6-methyl adenine demethylase-like, protein MSSSAYISNGIGINYYTANTLQQQQQQMTYLQHAAGGAACSSSSATGSPAHQQQQQQQQQQPLHSGSSNNGSASGCSSIGYPPNDPGLRRRLFAGIRPLSVFGRLRQQRSSQHRSISLPESNYANTTNTEHTIEI, encoded by the coding sequence ATGTCCAGCTCGGCGTACATCAGCAATGGAATCGGGATAAACTACTATACGGCCAACActctgcaacagcagcagcagcagatgaCCTATCTGCAACATGCAGCAGGCGGAGCAGCTTGCTCCTCCTCATCGGCAACCGGATCGCCGGCccatcagcaacaacagcagcagcaacagcagcaaccacTTCACtccggcagcagcaacaatggAAGTGCCAGCGGCTGCAGCAGCATCGGCTATCCGCCGAATGATCCGGGTCTGCGGCGACGGCTGTTTGCCGGAATCCGGCCATTGTCCGTCTTTGGGCGATTGCGACAGCAGCGATCGTCGCAGCACCGATCGATATCGCTGCCAGAAAGTAATTACGCAAACACAACGAACACCGAACACACGATCGAGATATAG